Proteins co-encoded in one Papaver somniferum cultivar HN1 chromosome 5, ASM357369v1, whole genome shotgun sequence genomic window:
- the LOC113284268 gene encoding uncharacterized protein LOC113284268 isoform X3, which produces MKKKKHKSAVSKSGHVHYPYRNISAYVDMSKLTLEFPHMDIDKSDLKMFEQLLRVRLGLAENKIVNLVWMVKPSLPQSLMTYDDFYKFWELAVADDRDCICLTLYILNSDFGDDEFLNVEPPLVTTIHETPKKIWNTNKKPVSKPKPPRRSPRFQDSSEVQNSHQ; this is translated from the exons atgaagaagaaaaaacataaatCAGCAGTTTCAAAAAG TGGACATGTCCATTATCCATATAGAAACATAAGTGCGTATGTTGATATGAGTAAACTGACACTGGAATTCCCTCACATGGACATTGATAAATCTGATTTGAAGATGTTTGAGCAGTTGTTGCGTGTAAGGTTAGGTCTGGCTGAGAATAAAATTGTTAACTTAGTTTGGATGGTTAAGCCAAGTTTGCCTCAAAGTTTGATGACATATGATGACTTTTACAAGTTTTGGGAATTAGCTGTGGCTGATGATAGAGATTGTATATGTCTTACTCTTTATATACTGAATTCTGATTTTGGAGATGATGAGTTTTTAAATGTTGAACCACCACTAGTGACAACCATTCATGAGACTCCTAAGAAGATTTGGAATACAAATAAGAAGCCAGTGTCTAAGCCAAAGCCACCTAGGAGGTCACCAAGGTTTCAAGACTCTTCTGAAGTGCAAAACTCACATCAATAA
- the LOC113284268 gene encoding uncharacterized protein LOC113284268 isoform X2: protein MRLLRRFGIQIRSQCLSQSHLGGHQGFKTLLKCKTHINKEVHQGNYVLWIFWMKWRVKVVEIVPLQHKGSSQPSQETFNHDYWFNRIQGSTAHNATQGSTVDNDVNESEDEDIVHLENKSEDECNPVEDPYAPAIFDSYSENEIGYDEYVETYKVPVHNEESSSSEDGSCAEVEDKNDGGPEIVIDKAFGKPVWHKRYLPDMTTLERKKIQIYSLKKMKYQ from the exons ATGAGACTCCTAAGAAGATTTGGAATACAAATAAGAAGCCAGTGTCTAAGCCAAAGCCACCTAGGAGGTCACCAAGGTTTCAAGACTCTTCTGAAGTGCAAAACTCACATCAATAAGGAGGTCCATCAAGGAAATTATGTTTTGTGGATTTTTTGGATGAAGTGGAGAGTCAAGGTGGTGGAAATAGTACCATTACAACATAAAGGTAGCAGTCAACCAAGTCAAGAGACTTTTAATCATGATTACTGGTTTAATAGAATACAAGGAAGCACTGCTCATAATGCAACACAAGGTAGCACTGTGGACAATGATGTGAATGAGTCTGAAGATGAGGACATTGTGCATCTAGAGAATAAGTCTGAAGATGAGTGTAACCCAGTTGAAGATCCATATGCCCCTGCAATATTTGATAGTTATTCTGAGAATGAAATAGGTTATGATGAATATGTAGAGACATATAAAGTTCCAGTTCACAATGAAGAATCAAGTAGCAGTGAAG ATGGTAGTTGTGCTGAAGTTGAAGATAAAAATGATGGTGGTCCTGAAATAGTGATTGATAAGGCTTTCGGAAAACCTGTTTGGCACAAGAGATATCTACCAGATATGACAACATTGGAGAGGAAGAAGATCCAAATATATTCCCTAAAGAAGATGAAATACCAGTAG
- the LOC113284268 gene encoding uncharacterized protein LOC113284268 isoform X1, whose translation MLVKCAFQNKQLFKKHLKRYCVKENKQFKCKKSCSQQVRAQSRFKYRDDCKWFVYASRVEGESTFVIRSVNLEHTCVGDPKSFNRSVDPDLVKDVVLEKLKHSSRSFIPKPRNIAEDFSMLHNIKIPYICAWKARNLVLEELFGDYEESYAEVTKFCSMVADINPGSVAKFTYGRKGICISYIKSFQELSVMLQISPSQTQIHLKPALQGAEQRSKGKHHMLVSLLHMESHLQYQTLKVMHLQDPATPKLSVKVLLVLAIYLKTLLLFQMQRERREMERRRSKGCVSMCF comes from the coding sequence ATGCTGGTAAAGTGTGCCTTTCAAAACAAGCAACTTTTTAAAAAGCATCTTAAAAGATATTGTGTCAAAGAAAATAAACAGTTCAAATGTAAAAAGAGTTGTTCACAGCAAGTTAGGGCCCAATCTAGGTTCAAATATAGAGATGATTGTAAATGGTTTGTTTATGCCAGTAGAGTTGAGGGTGAGTCAACTTTTGTTATTAGAAGTGTAAATTTGGAACACACCTGTGTTGGTGATCCAAAAAGTTTTAATAGGTCTGTTGATCCTGATCTTGTAAAAGATGTTGTGCTTGAAAAGTTGAAGCATAGCTCTAGGTCTTTCATACCAAAGCCTAGGAATATTGCAGAAGACTTTTCAATGTTGCACAACATCAAAATTCCCTATATTTGTGCATGGAAAGCTAGGAATCTGGTTCTAGAAGAATTGTTTGGTGATTATGAAGAAAGTTATGCTGAAGTAACTAAGTTCTGTTCAATGGTGGCTGACATTAACCCAGGATCTGTTGCCAAGTTTACATATGGAAGAAAAGGTATATGCATAAGCTACATTAAGAGTTTCCAAGAACTgagtgtgatgcttcagatttcTCCTTCACAAACACAGATACACCTGAAACCAGCACTGCAAGGGGCAGAGCAAAGAAGCAAGGGAAAACATCATATGTTGGTGAGTCTTCTGCACATGGAAAGCCACCTCCAGTACCAAACACTCAAAGTAATGCATCTGCAGGACCCAGCAACACCCAAACTTTCAGTCAAGGTTTTGCTGGTATTGGCTATATATCTCAAAACATTGCTACTGTTTCAAATGCAAAGGGAAAGAAGGGAaatggaaagaagaagaagtaaggGTTGTGTGTCTATGTGTTTTTAG
- the LOC113278455 gene encoding uncharacterized protein LOC113278455, with the protein MGVLVQPSRSAYQSITLKPEFFDVYTISEPQVQCSVLLKWTIDCTNGMKKSYWITCNVEPDIQHLTLDRTRFPSNFVVRPRDLNRLLGNFQSSLQEITVIQLYILSSG; encoded by the exons ATGGGCGTATTGGTGCAACCCAGCCGGTCAGCGTACCAGTCTATTACATTGAAGCCTGAATTCTTCGATGTTTATACAATTTCTGAACCTCAAGTTCAGTGCAGTGTGCTTTTGAAG TGGACTATAGATTGCACCAATG GTATGAAGAAATCCTATTGGATTACTTGTAATGTTGAGCCTGACATACAACATCTTACTCTTGATAGGACGAGGTTCCCAAGTAATTTTGTAGTGAGACCTCGTGACTTGAACAGATTGCTTGGTAATTTCCAGTCATCACTTCAGGAGATCACTGTGATACAGCTCTACATACTCAGCTCTGGATAG
- the LOC113284270 gene encoding NADP-dependent glyceraldehyde-3-phosphate dehydrogenase-like, which yields MAGTCIFAEIYDENTNVYKYYSDGAWNVSSSGKSVPIINPTTRKTHYKVQACTQEEVNKVMESSKAAQKLWAKTPLWKRAEMLHKAAAILKEHKAPIAECLVKEIAKPAKDAVTEVVRSGDLVSYCGEEGVRILGEGKFLTSDSFPGNERSKYCLVSKVPLGVVLAIPPFNYPVNLAVSKIAPALIAGNSLVLKPPTQGAVAALHMVHCFHLAGFPKGLISCITGKGSEIGDFLTMHPGVNCISFTGGDTGIAISKKAGMVPLQMELGGKDACIVLEDADLDLVAANIIKGGFSYSGQRCTAVKVVLVMESVADALVEKVNAKVSKLTVGPPEDNCDITPVVSESSANFIEGLVMDAKQKGATFCQEYKRDGNLIWPLLLDNVKPEMRIAWEEPFGPVLPVIRISTVEQGIHHCNASNFGLQGCVFTRDINKAILIGDAMETGTVQINSAPARGPDHFPFQGLKDSGIGSQGVTNSILMMTKIKSTVINLPSPSYTMG from the exons ATGGCAGGTACTTGTATATTTGCAGAGATATACGATGAAAACACTAATGTCTACAAGTACTACTCAGATGGAGCTTGGAACGTATCTTCGTCTGGGAAATCTGTTCCAATCATAAATCCTACCACTAGAAAAACTCATTACAAAGTTCAAG CATGTACGCAAGAGGAAGTGAACAAAGTGATGGAGAGTTCAAAAGCAGCACAGAAACTCTGGGCAAAAACACCATTATGGAAAAGAGCTGAAATGCTACATAAAGCAGCTGCGATTCTTAAAGAACACAAAGCACCCATTGCTGAGTGCCTTGTTAAAGAGATTGCTAAACCTGCTAAAGATGCTGTCACTGAGGTGGTGAGATCTGGAGATTTGGTGAGTTATTGTGGAGAAGAAGGTGTGAGGATATTAGGAGAAGGAAAATTCCTTACTTCAGATAGCTTTCCTGGCAATGAAAGGTCCAAGTACTGTCTTGtttctaag GTTCCACTTGGAGTTGTATTAGCAATCCCACCCTTCAATTATCCCGTAAACTTAGCCGTTTCCAAAATTGCACCTGCCCTAATAGCCGGAAATTCGCTTGTATTGAAGCCGCCAACTCAG GGTGCTGTAGCGGCTCTCCACATGGTGCATTGTTTTCATTTGGCTGGTTTCCCCAAAGGTCTTATTAGTTGTATTACTGGAAAAGGTTCCGAAATTGGTGATTTCCTAACAATGCACCCAGGTGTAAATTGTATAAG TTTCACAGGTGGAGATACTGGAATTGCAATCTCAAAGAAAGCAGGAATGGTTCCTCTTCAAATGGAGCTAGGAGGGAAAGATGCATGCATTGTTCTTGAAGATGCTGATTTGGATTTAGTTGCGGCTAATATTATAAAGGGGGGATTCTCTTACAG TGGCCAAAGATGTACAGCTGTTAAAGTCGTTCTAGTGATGGAATCTGTAGCTGATGCTCTTGTAGAGAAAGTGAATGCGAAAGTGTCTAAATTGACGGTAGGACCTCCGGAGGACAACTGTGATATCACTCCGGTCGTATCAGAGTCATCCGCTAATTTCATTGAAGGACTAGTGATGGATGCGAAACAAAAAGGTGCAACCTTTTGTCAAGAGTATAAGAGAGATGGTAACTTAATTTGGCCTTTGTTGTTAGACAATGTTAAACCAGAAATGAGGATTGCATGGGAGGAACCATTTGGACCAGTTTTGCCAGTCATTAGGATCAGCACGGTCGAGCAAGGAATCCACCATTGTAATGCTAGTAATTTTGGCCTTCAG GGTTGTGTTTTCACAAGAGATATAAACAAAGCAATCTTGATCGGGGATGCAATGGAAACCGGAACAGTTCAAATCAACTCGGCACCAGCTCGTGGACCTGACCATTTTCCTTTCCAA GGTTTGAAGGACAGCGGAATCGGTTCACAAGGAGTTACAAACAGTATACTTATGATGACTAAGATAAAGAGCACTGTTATCAACTTACCCTCACCATCATACACAATGGGTTAA